Proteins encoded in a region of the Paucidesulfovibrio longus DSM 6739 genome:
- the mraY gene encoding phospho-N-acetylmuramoyl-pentapeptide-transferase has translation MIYHLLYPLSDTITVFNVFRYITFRSIYALLTALVISILFGPRMIRWLKRVKCGQYIREDGPAHQCKEGTPTMGGLIIGMSVMISTLLWGDLTNVHLWLTLFVYMGFGAVGFADDYIKVVKRRNLGLSAKAKFSGQMLVAMLAVAGLLSMPDYTTTLAVPFFKNLHPDLGWFYLPMAVFVLVGTSNAVNLTDGLDGLAIGPFIVNAACFALFIYVAGHASMAGYLNVLPVPGAGEVTVFCGALVGAGLGFLWYNAYPAQVFMGDVGSLSLGGALGFLAVLAKQELLLVIVGGVFVFETVSVILQVGYFRFSGGKRIFRMAPLHHHFELKGIPESKIIIRFWILSILLALVALSTLKLR, from the coding sequence ATGATCTACCATCTGCTCTACCCGCTCTCGGACACCATCACGGTCTTCAACGTCTTCCGGTACATCACGTTCCGGTCGATCTACGCGCTGCTCACCGCCCTGGTCATCTCCATCCTCTTCGGCCCGCGCATGATCCGCTGGCTGAAGCGGGTCAAATGCGGCCAGTACATCCGCGAGGACGGCCCCGCGCACCAGTGCAAGGAAGGCACCCCGACCATGGGCGGGCTGATCATCGGCATGTCCGTGATGATCAGCACCCTGCTCTGGGGCGACCTGACCAACGTCCATCTCTGGCTGACGCTTTTCGTCTACATGGGCTTCGGCGCGGTGGGCTTCGCCGACGACTACATCAAGGTCGTCAAGCGCAGGAACCTGGGGCTTTCGGCCAAGGCCAAGTTCAGCGGCCAGATGCTCGTGGCCATGCTCGCCGTGGCCGGGCTGCTCTCCATGCCCGACTATACCACCACCCTGGCCGTGCCCTTCTTCAAGAATCTCCACCCGGACCTGGGCTGGTTCTACCTGCCCATGGCCGTGTTCGTGCTCGTGGGCACGTCCAACGCCGTGAACCTCACGGACGGTCTGGACGGGCTGGCCATCGGGCCGTTCATCGTCAACGCGGCCTGCTTCGCGCTGTTCATCTACGTGGCGGGCCATGCCAGCATGGCGGGCTACCTGAACGTGCTTCCCGTGCCCGGTGCGGGCGAAGTGACGGTCTTCTGCGGCGCGCTCGTGGGCGCGGGCCTCGGCTTCCTCTGGTACAACGCCTACCCGGCCCAGGTCTTCATGGGCGACGTGGGCTCCCTGAGCCTGGGCGGCGCGCTCGGCTTCCTGGCCGTGCTGGCCAAGCAGGAGCTGCTGCTGGTCATCGTGGGCGGCGTGTTCGTGTTCGAGACCGTCTCGGTCATCCTCCAGGTGGGCTACTTCCGGTTCTCCGGAGGCAAGCGCATCTTCCGCATGGCTCCGCTGCACCATCATTTCGAACTCAAGGGCATCCCGGAATCCAAGATCATCATCCGGTTCTGGATTCTGTCGATACTCCTGGCGCTCGTGGCGCTTTCCACGCTGAAGCTGAGGTAA
- a CDS encoding UDP-N-acetylmuramoyl-tripeptide--D-alanyl-D-alanine ligase — protein MNLTLRAAERILLGGADTAPENDVTFGNVCTDSRAVERGDLFVCIEGERFDGHEFAESAVRSGAAAVLASRMLDLPVPVLMVRDTVRGMGLLARACRDQAKARVVAVTGSAGKTTVKEMLATVASRECRVSRNAGNLNNQIGLPLSIFRADPESDLWVLELGISRAHDMDELGPVASPDMAVIHNIGPAHLEGLGDLRGVARAKASLLRHLRPDGLAVINADHELLREQALLLRPDATLYSTRDENFPYFCTFLGVQADGQGRYLVRTPDFELEADLPFCGAHFAENIGATAASAHLLGLSKESLLLGLAEARPPAQRFACSHRGGVTIIDDTYNANPLSMRGAVATAREMAVSGGGCRPLVLVLGDMKELGSGAAEEHVGLGRHLRAMDPAAVFFHGEHALDVARGYGENGSAVEPVASPENLLRRWRQLGLSNAVVLFKGSRSCRMEDYAGALCRELDSTGEDGR, from the coding sequence TTGAATCTGACCCTGCGCGCTGCGGAGCGCATTCTCCTCGGCGGAGCGGATACCGCCCCTGAAAACGACGTGACCTTCGGCAACGTCTGCACGGACAGCCGCGCCGTGGAGCGCGGCGACCTCTTCGTCTGCATCGAGGGCGAGCGCTTCGACGGGCACGAGTTCGCCGAGAGCGCCGTTCGCAGCGGAGCCGCCGCCGTCCTGGCCTCGCGCATGCTCGATCTGCCCGTGCCCGTGCTCATGGTCCGCGACACCGTGCGCGGCATGGGCCTGCTGGCCCGCGCCTGCCGCGACCAGGCCAAGGCCAGGGTCGTGGCCGTGACCGGCTCGGCGGGCAAGACCACGGTCAAGGAAATGCTCGCGACCGTGGCCTCGCGGGAATGCAGGGTCAGCCGCAACGCGGGCAACCTGAACAACCAGATCGGACTGCCCCTGTCCATTTTCCGCGCGGACCCGGAATCGGATCTCTGGGTGCTGGAACTGGGCATCAGCCGGGCGCACGACATGGACGAACTCGGCCCGGTGGCCTCCCCGGACATGGCGGTGATCCACAACATCGGTCCGGCCCACCTGGAGGGTCTCGGCGACCTGCGCGGCGTGGCCCGCGCCAAGGCCTCGCTGCTCAGGCACCTGCGCCCGGACGGGCTCGCCGTGATCAACGCGGACCATGAACTCCTGCGCGAGCAGGCCCTGTTGCTGCGTCCGGACGCGACCCTCTACTCCACGAGGGACGAAAATTTCCCGTATTTCTGCACGTTCCTGGGCGTCCAGGCCGACGGCCAAGGGCGCTACCTCGTGCGCACGCCCGACTTCGAGCTGGAGGCGGACCTGCCCTTCTGCGGCGCGCACTTCGCCGAGAACATCGGAGCCACGGCCGCTTCCGCCCACCTGCTGGGCCTTTCGAAGGAGTCCCTGCTCCTGGGACTGGCCGAGGCCCGTCCCCCGGCGCAGCGTTTCGCCTGTTCCCACCGGGGCGGCGTGACCATCATCGACGACACCTACAACGCCAATCCGCTGTCCATGCGCGGCGCCGTGGCAACCGCCCGCGAAATGGCCGTCTCCGGCGGCGGCTGCCGCCCGCTGGTGCTGGTCCTCGGCGACATGAAGGAACTCGGCTCCGGCGCGGCGGAAGAGCATGTCGGCCTGGGGCGGCATCTGCGCGCCATGGACCCGGCCGCCGTCTTCTTCCACGGCGAGCACGCCCTGGACGTGGCCCGCGGCTACGGCGAAAACGGCAGCGCGGTCGAACCCGTCGCCTCCCCCGAAAACCTGCTCCGCCGCTGGCGTCAGCTCGGCCTGAGCAATGCCGTGGTGCTCTTCAAGGGCTCCCGCTCCTGCCGCATGGAGGACTACGCCGGGGCGCTCTGCCGCGAACTCGACAGCACAGGGGAGGACGGGCGATGA
- a CDS encoding UDP-N-acetylmuramoyl-L-alanyl-D-glutamate--2,6-diaminopimelate ligase gives MSTPQEAAWSELLEAVARGLRVRTDSRKVLPGEVFVALPGSKVDGTDFIRAALERGAKYIVTQRDGQWTRGLDAALLVRPDAAEALGELARAHFHADGQHLKLVAITGTNGKTTTAFIIEHLLAAVGLKAGLMGTVAYRWPGFSLDATLTTPDCWTLHELISNMARSDVDAVVMEASSHAIEQRRVAGLHFDVAVLTNVTQDHLDYHGDMESYFNAKAELFRARPKTDKTWVLNHDDPYGRRLLAEAPQALSYGLSEAPEGCNALRGEILTSSSAGLTLRMHHQGSTWEMSSPLIGRHNAQNLLAAQAVGLCLGLSQRDLRKLEDFAGVPGRLERVPNEHGLDIFVDYAHTPDALVNVLGALRELTRGRLLTLFGCGGNRDKTKRPLMAEAVAKYADVGVLTSDNPRHEDPLDIITDARPGLADCRLSIEEPDRYAAIVRAVGLMEPGDVLLVAGKGHENYQQIGDEKLPFSDVEAVGRALREVLG, from the coding sequence ATGTCCACACCCCAAGAAGCGGCCTGGTCCGAGCTGCTCGAAGCCGTGGCCAGGGGACTGCGCGTCCGCACGGACTCGCGCAAGGTTCTGCCCGGCGAAGTCTTTGTGGCGCTGCCCGGCAGCAAGGTCGACGGAACGGACTTCATCCGCGCGGCCCTGGAACGCGGAGCGAAATACATCGTCACCCAGCGCGACGGGCAGTGGACGCGCGGACTCGACGCCGCCCTGCTGGTCCGGCCCGACGCGGCCGAAGCCCTGGGCGAGCTGGCCCGCGCCCATTTCCACGCGGACGGCCAGCACCTCAAGCTCGTGGCCATCACCGGCACCAACGGCAAGACCACCACGGCCTTCATCATCGAGCATCTGCTGGCCGCCGTGGGCCTGAAGGCCGGACTCATGGGCACCGTGGCCTACCGCTGGCCCGGATTCTCCCTGGACGCGACCCTGACCACGCCGGATTGCTGGACGCTGCACGAACTGATCAGCAACATGGCCCGCAGCGACGTGGACGCCGTGGTCATGGAGGCGTCGTCCCACGCCATCGAGCAGCGCCGCGTGGCCGGGCTGCACTTCGACGTGGCCGTGCTCACCAACGTGACCCAGGATCACCTCGACTACCACGGCGACATGGAAAGCTATTTCAACGCCAAGGCCGAGCTGTTCCGCGCGCGGCCCAAGACGGACAAGACCTGGGTGCTCAACCACGACGATCCCTATGGCCGCCGCCTTCTGGCCGAAGCGCCCCAGGCCCTTTCCTACGGCCTGAGCGAAGCTCCCGAAGGCTGCAACGCCCTGCGCGGGGAAATCCTGACCTCGTCCTCGGCCGGGCTCACGCTGCGCATGCACCACCAGGGCTCGACCTGGGAAATGAGCTCTCCGCTGATCGGACGCCACAACGCCCAGAATCTGCTCGCGGCCCAGGCCGTGGGCCTCTGCCTGGGCCTCAGCCAGCGCGACCTGCGCAAGCTGGAGGATTTCGCCGGGGTTCCGGGCCGCCTGGAGCGCGTGCCCAACGAACACGGCCTGGACATCTTCGTGGACTACGCCCACACCCCGGACGCCCTCGTCAACGTGCTCGGCGCCCTGCGCGAGCTGACGCGGGGTCGGCTGCTGACCCTGTTCGGCTGCGGCGGCAACCGCGACAAGACCAAGCGCCCGCTCATGGCCGAGGCCGTGGCGAAATACGCCGACGTGGGCGTACTGACATCGGACAACCCCCGTCACGAAGATCCCCTCGACATCATTACGGATGCGCGGCCCGGACTGGCGGACTGCCGCCTGTCCATCGAGGAGCCGGACCGCTACGCCGCCATCGTCCGCGCCGTGGGGCTGATGGAGCCCGGCGACGTGCTCCTGGTGGCCGGAAAGGGACATGAAAATTACCAGCAGATCGGCGACGAGAAGCTTCCCTTCTCGGATGTGGAAGCCGTCGGCCGCGCCCTGCGGGAGGTTCTCGGTTGA
- a CDS encoding penicillin-binding transpeptidase domain-containing protein: protein MRAKRTHKRPGPSSTKLVLAGVLFALVWAALWVRTGWIQLYQGPQLERLAAKQTLSTEFERGRRGRILARDGELLATSVEAKSVYLRPLEIQDRAATAKALSDLLHMPRAEVDKDLASRKNFVWVKRQVMDREAAALDREDLPGVYLTSEHVRLYPQGRLAGQLLGFVNIDGKGLEGLERSYETRLAGGKAEQVKLRDASGRRLYLDAQGREVDIDGQDLRLTIDTHIQDVTEQALADTVEKYEAKGGVALVVDIPTGEILAIANYPFFNPNAYRSSTAHDRRNRAAMDAPEPGSTMKPLLFAAALDQGVITPDKLIDCENGRYKVGPHVIRDHHSYKWLPVNKVLRYSSNIGAAKIGEALGAQNYYDYLRRLGFGEQTALNLPAESPGILRPVQEWNEFDLAAASFGQGIGVTVLQLAQGFLTIGNKGVLRPLRLVLDPQDPDYAPPRRIFSESSAKLVLGMMREVVQEDGTGRFARIPGITMAGKTGTAQQAETQGGYGDKYLSSFVGMIPGEDPELLIVVMVDEPGPVNAGGKVAAPVVREVAMRTLAYYGKLPDPNEAAFEPDSEGEAVAEAAMAQQAAGTGHLDPGPEPTAAFVGGAAPNVTGMPLRRAMEILARGGIVPVLKGQGMTVTGQEPRAGQKWPQQEKEGGQDVFILWLS from the coding sequence ATGAGAGCGAAGAGAACGCACAAGCGACCCGGCCCCAGCAGCACCAAGCTGGTTCTGGCGGGTGTGCTGTTCGCTCTCGTCTGGGCCGCGCTCTGGGTCAGGACCGGGTGGATTCAGCTCTACCAGGGCCCCCAGCTCGAACGCCTCGCCGCCAAGCAGACCCTCTCCACCGAATTCGAGCGCGGACGGCGCGGACGCATCCTGGCCCGCGACGGCGAACTGCTCGCCACCAGCGTGGAAGCCAAGTCCGTCTACCTCCGGCCCCTGGAGATTCAGGACCGCGCCGCCACGGCCAAGGCCCTCTCCGACCTGCTGCACATGCCCCGCGCCGAGGTGGACAAGGATCTCGCCTCGCGCAAGAACTTCGTCTGGGTCAAGCGGCAGGTCATGGACCGCGAGGCCGCGGCCCTCGACCGCGAAGACCTTCCCGGCGTCTACCTCACCAGCGAGCACGTCCGGCTCTACCCCCAGGGCAGGCTGGCCGGGCAGCTTCTCGGCTTCGTGAACATCGACGGCAAGGGACTGGAAGGGCTGGAGCGCTCCTACGAAACCCGGCTCGCCGGGGGCAAGGCCGAGCAGGTCAAGCTGCGGGACGCCTCCGGCCGCAGGCTCTACCTCGACGCCCAGGGACGCGAAGTGGACATCGACGGCCAGGATCTGCGCCTGACCATTGACACCCACATCCAGGACGTGACAGAGCAGGCCCTGGCCGACACCGTGGAAAAATACGAGGCCAAGGGCGGCGTGGCCCTGGTGGTCGACATTCCCACCGGCGAGATCCTGGCCATTGCCAACTATCCTTTTTTCAATCCCAACGCCTACCGAAGCTCCACGGCGCACGACCGGCGCAACCGCGCGGCCATGGACGCGCCGGAGCCCGGCTCGACCATGAAGCCGCTGCTCTTCGCCGCGGCCCTGGACCAGGGCGTGATCACGCCGGACAAGCTCATTGACTGCGAGAACGGACGCTACAAGGTCGGCCCCCACGTCATCCGCGACCACCACAGCTACAAGTGGCTGCCCGTGAACAAGGTGCTGCGCTATTCGTCCAACATCGGCGCGGCCAAGATCGGCGAGGCCCTGGGGGCCCAGAACTACTACGACTACCTGCGCAGGCTCGGCTTCGGCGAACAAACGGCTCTGAACCTGCCCGCCGAATCGCCCGGCATCCTCCGGCCCGTGCAGGAATGGAACGAGTTCGACCTGGCCGCGGCCTCGTTCGGACAGGGCATCGGCGTCACGGTCCTGCAACTGGCCCAGGGCTTTTTGACCATCGGCAACAAGGGCGTGCTGCGGCCCCTGCGGCTCGTGCTCGATCCCCAGGATCCCGACTACGCGCCGCCCCGCCGCATCTTCAGCGAATCCTCGGCCAAGCTCGTTCTCGGCATGATGCGCGAAGTGGTCCAGGAGGACGGCACGGGACGCTTCGCCAGGATTCCCGGCATCACCATGGCCGGCAAGACCGGCACCGCCCAGCAGGCCGAAACCCAGGGCGGCTACGGCGACAAGTATCTTTCCTCCTTCGTGGGCATGATTCCGGGCGAAGATCCGGAACTGCTCATCGTGGTCATGGTGGACGAGCCCGGCCCGGTCAACGCGGGCGGCAAGGTCGCCGCACCCGTGGTCCGCGAGGTGGCCATGCGCACCCTGGCCTACTACGGAAAGCTGCCCGACCCCAACGAGGCCGCCTTCGAGCCGGATTCCGAAGGCGAGGCCGTGGCCGAGGCGGCCATGGCCCAGCAGGCCGCGGGCACGGGCCACCTGGATCCCGGCCCCGAGCCGACCGCCGCCTTTGTCGGCGGCGCGGCCCCGAACGTCACCGGCATGCCCCTTCGCCGCGCCATGGAAATCCTGGCCCGCGGCGGCATCGTTCCCGTGCTCAAGGGCCAGGGCATGACCGTGACCGGACAGGAACCCCGCGCGGGCCAGAAATGGCCGCAGCAGGAAAAGGAAGGGGGGCAGGATGTTTTTATTCTCTGGCTCTCATAA
- the rsmH gene encoding 16S rRNA (cytosine(1402)-N(4))-methyltransferase RsmH — MHDCESTDPSQVHTSVLLQETIEWLRPRPGGRYLDGTLGMGGHSKAILDAAGKDAQLLGLDRDEEALDLAEKRLAAHGERAQLYHLPFSRFEDALDAAGWEGVDGAVLDLGVSSLQLDHPERGFSFKESGPLDMRMDPASGLAPARTLVNKGSYSDLKRILLLYGEEPQAGRIVKAILQARDEAEIDDTLQLARIVENAYPAKWRAKSRTHPATRTFQALRIAVNKELEELDMFLDHIADRLNPGGRVCVISFHSLEDRAVKRAFLRAAKGCICPPRQPLCTCERKPTLRILTKKPLGPTEQEAECNPRSRSAKLRVAERLAPGGSA, encoded by the coding sequence ATGCACGATTGCGAATCCACCGACCCATCCCAGGTACACACCTCGGTTCTTTTACAGGAGACGATCGAGTGGCTGCGCCCCAGGCCAGGCGGCCGCTACCTCGACGGCACCCTGGGCATGGGCGGCCACTCCAAGGCCATCCTGGACGCCGCGGGCAAGGATGCGCAGCTGCTCGGCCTGGACAGGGACGAAGAAGCGCTGGACCTTGCTGAAAAGCGGCTCGCGGCGCACGGCGAACGCGCCCAGCTCTACCATCTGCCCTTCAGCCGCTTCGAGGACGCCCTCGACGCCGCGGGCTGGGAAGGGGTGGACGGAGCCGTGCTCGACCTGGGCGTTTCCTCGCTCCAGCTGGATCACCCGGAGCGCGGTTTCAGCTTCAAGGAATCCGGGCCGCTGGACATGCGCATGGACCCCGCGAGCGGACTGGCCCCGGCCCGGACACTGGTGAACAAGGGCTCCTACTCCGACCTGAAGCGGATTTTGCTGCTCTACGGGGAGGAACCGCAGGCCGGGCGCATCGTCAAGGCCATTCTCCAGGCCAGGGACGAGGCCGAGATCGACGACACGCTCCAGCTGGCCCGCATCGTGGAGAACGCCTACCCCGCCAAGTGGCGGGCCAAGTCGCGGACCCACCCGGCGACCCGCACCTTCCAGGCGCTGCGCATCGCCGTGAACAAGGAGCTGGAGGAACTGGACATGTTTTTGGACCACATCGCGGACCGTCTCAATCCCGGCGGCAGGGTGTGCGTCATTTCCTTCCACTCGTTGGAAGACAGGGCCGTGAAGCGCGCGTTTCTCAGGGCCGCCAAGGGGTGCATCTGCCCGCCGAGGCAGCCCCTTTGCACCTGCGAACGCAAGCCCACGCTGAGGATATTGACGAAAAAGCCCCTCGGCCCCACCGAGCAGGAAGCCGAGTGCAACCCGCGCAGCCGAAGCGCCAAGCTGCGCGTGGCCGAGCGCCTGGCTCCGGGAGGCTCGGCATGA
- a CDS encoding division/cell wall cluster transcriptional repressor MraZ — translation MKFRGHAHRNLDAKGRLILPPDFKDLLLKDKAEGSVVLTLFDKHVIGMTPEQWSATESELEKVKSPSREFQLMKRILFSGYVEVTLDGQGRLPIPAHLRKSGRLDKEVVVMGSGHRFEIWSAPEHEELLSMDFDVSGEMAENGVNLPF, via the coding sequence ATGAAATTTCGAGGGCACGCGCATCGCAATCTGGACGCCAAAGGGCGTCTGATCCTCCCGCCGGACTTCAAGGACCTGCTCCTGAAGGACAAGGCGGAAGGCTCCGTGGTGCTCACGCTCTTCGACAAGCACGTCATCGGCATGACCCCGGAGCAGTGGAGCGCCACGGAAAGCGAGCTGGAAAAGGTCAAGAGCCCCAGCCGGGAATTCCAGCTCATGAAGCGCATCCTCTTCTCCGGATACGTCGAGGTGACCCTGGACGGCCAGGGCCGGCTGCCCATTCCCGCGCATCTGCGCAAGAGCGGACGGCTGGACAAGGAAGTCGTGGTCATGGGTTCCGGGCATCGCTTCGAAATCTGGTCCGCTCCCGAACACGAGGAACTGCTCTCCATGGATTTCGACGTGTCCGGGGAAATGGCCGAAAACGGCGTCAACCTCCCGTTCTAG
- the pyk gene encoding pyruvate kinase — MRTKIIATLGPATDTLESIRGLVRAGARIFRLNFSHGGREGFEKLVAIIRSLEKETGETLAILQDLSGPKIRTCDIGLGTLEVTKGAEILLGAPGQEEGREEMVICLDQPDILRSLRPGEVVALSDGMLRFTVTERIGDLLVRMVAVNAGIAPPRKGISFPGKSISLEAVTAKDRADLDVGLDLGVDMVAISYVQKAEDVARLKSLMREKGRVLPIVAKLERPQAIQNLDRIIEESDGVMVARGDLGLECDLPTLPALQKRIIRACNRAGKPVIVATQMLLSMVSSPMPTRAETTDVANAILDGADCIMLSEETAIGRYPSETVSYMGEIAIQAEAFHFEDTSARPVAPDYEDQPGKFLAYAACLLADKTRSRAIVCHSRTGSTARILSACRPRQPIYALSGDDRTRHFTQLSWGVIPAVPPEDESNHQERCERFIREHAAFLEGDSVILTAGQPTNKRQLETQTNVVKVYEK, encoded by the coding sequence ATGCGCACGAAAATCATCGCCACACTGGGACCGGCCACGGACACTCTTGAATCGATCCGAGGCCTGGTTCGTGCCGGGGCACGCATTTTCCGGTTGAACTTTTCCCACGGCGGACGCGAGGGGTTCGAGAAGCTCGTGGCCATCATCCGGAGCCTGGAAAAGGAAACCGGCGAGACGCTGGCCATTCTCCAGGATCTCTCCGGACCGAAGATCCGCACCTGCGACATCGGCCTCGGCACGCTGGAGGTGACCAAGGGCGCGGAGATCCTGCTCGGCGCGCCCGGCCAGGAGGAAGGCCGCGAGGAAATGGTCATCTGCCTGGACCAGCCCGACATCCTGCGCAGCCTCAGGCCCGGCGAGGTCGTGGCCCTTTCCGACGGCATGCTCCGGTTCACGGTCACGGAGCGCATCGGCGACCTGCTCGTGCGCATGGTCGCGGTGAACGCGGGCATCGCCCCGCCGCGCAAGGGCATCTCCTTTCCCGGCAAGTCCATCAGCCTGGAGGCCGTCACGGCCAAGGACCGGGCGGACCTGGACGTGGGCCTGGATCTCGGCGTGGACATGGTCGCCATCAGCTACGTGCAGAAGGCCGAGGACGTGGCCCGGCTCAAGTCGCTGATGCGCGAGAAGGGCAGGGTGCTGCCCATCGTGGCCAAGCTGGAGCGGCCCCAGGCCATCCAGAATCTGGACCGCATCATCGAGGAGTCGGACGGGGTCATGGTGGCCCGCGGCGACCTCGGCCTGGAGTGCGACCTGCCCACGCTGCCCGCATTGCAGAAGCGGATCATCCGCGCTTGCAACCGTGCCGGAAAACCCGTTATAGTCGCAACCCAGATGCTTTTATCCATGGTTTCCAGCCCGATGCCCACGCGCGCGGAGACCACGGACGTGGCCAACGCCATTCTGGACGGGGCGGACTGCATCATGCTTTCCGAGGAGACGGCCATAGGCCGCTACCCTTCGGAAACCGTGAGCTACATGGGCGAGATCGCCATCCAGGCCGAGGCCTTTCATTTCGAGGACACGTCGGCGCGTCCCGTGGCCCCGGACTACGAGGACCAGCCGGGCAAGTTCCTGGCCTACGCGGCCTGCCTGCTCGCGGACAAGACCCGCTCCAGGGCCATCGTCTGCCACAGCAGGACCGGCTCCACGGCGCGGATTCTCTCGGCATGCAGACCGCGCCAGCCGATCTACGCCCTGAGCGGCGACGATCGGACGCGACATTTCACGCAGCTCTCCTGGGGCGTGATCCCGGCCGTGCCGCCGGAGGACGAGAGCAATCACCAGGAGCGCTGCGAGCGGTTCATCCGGGAGCACGCCGCGTTTCTTGAAGGCGACTCCGTGATCCTCACGGCCGGGCAGCCGACCAACAAGCGGCAGCTCGAAACCCAGACCAACGTGGTCAAGGTATACGAGAAATAG
- a CDS encoding HD-GYP domain-containing protein, whose amino-acid sequence MAKPKSDVPDGLNEEYYQVNQDILGSFNKFRPPLDLFRLKEDVVRLLPYYKVGGRLTTQQAEELPELTKQGLIFVSRKDHAVYVKHISYQLDLVLIDKNLHEREIADIFTQALTRRMEEFLDQPVKPVFEKLYADLMVLTEYLIFDIHRVRALLRRLHKEHSLAKHSFNCGVAGLALYGFINSNNFEEGGVKRTFFDRLTLGLFLHDMGMSKVPKFILDKDKPLTTDERNKILQHPMHGVEMLAKLDIKHPELEQCVLEHHERLTGSGYPQKKNADNITQIGRICGLVDSWCAMTTKRVYAEAMEPMAALRALMEDSGYDRQLGQQMQLMLVERMKH is encoded by the coding sequence ATGGCCAAGCCGAAAAGCGACGTTCCCGACGGGCTGAACGAGGAATACTACCAGGTCAATCAGGACATCCTCGGCAGCTTCAACAAGTTCCGCCCGCCCCTGGACCTCTTCCGGCTCAAGGAGGACGTTGTCCGCCTGCTCCCTTATTACAAGGTGGGCGGCCGGCTGACCACGCAGCAGGCAGAGGAGCTGCCCGAGCTGACCAAGCAGGGCCTGATCTTCGTCTCGCGCAAGGACCACGCGGTCTACGTCAAGCACATCAGCTATCAGCTCGACCTCGTGCTCATCGACAAGAACCTGCACGAGCGGGAGATCGCGGACATCTTCACCCAGGCCCTGACCCGGCGCATGGAGGAGTTTCTGGACCAGCCGGTCAAGCCGGTCTTCGAGAAGCTCTACGCCGACCTGATGGTGCTTACCGAGTACCTCATCTTCGACATCCACCGCGTGCGCGCGCTGCTGCGGCGTCTGCACAAGGAACATTCCCTGGCCAAGCACAGCTTCAACTGCGGAGTGGCCGGGCTCGCGCTCTACGGCTTCATCAATTCGAACAACTTCGAGGAGGGCGGGGTCAAGCGCACCTTCTTCGACCGCCTGACCCTGGGCCTGTTCCTGCACGACATGGGCATGAGCAAGGTGCCCAAGTTCATCCTGGACAAGGACAAGCCGCTGACCACGGACGAGCGCAACAAGATTCTCCAGCATCCCATGCACGGGGTGGAGATGCTCGCCAAGCTGGACATCAAGCATCCGGAACTGGAGCAGTGCGTTCTGGAACATCACGAACGGCTCACGGGTTCCGGATATCCGCAGAAGAAGAACGCGGACAACATCACCCAGATCGGGCGCATCTGCGGCCTGGTGGATTCCTGGTGCGCCATGACCACCAAGCGCGTCTACGCCGAAGCCATGGAGCCCATGGCGGCCCTGCGCGCGCTCATGGAAGATTCCGGCTACGACCGCCAGCTGGGCCAGCAGATGCAGCTCATGCTCGTGGAACGCATGAAGCACTAG
- a CDS encoding DUF4198 domain-containing protein, with amino-acid sequence MKSYPRTFLPLLLALAVLALAVPAQAHEFLLKPVKLTVKKGETVPFSVVSSHVMMISEEVEPVDHVKLSLVEGKKSAPLSVAPNPALLTLDGQFAPTREGTAILAGDREGIVWTQTTAGWVEGSKKGQKGVISSNLYEKFAKTLITVGKGDDGWSRVLGQKLEIVPLSDPTAARVGDEIGFKFLYDGKPFAPENVLATYDGFSLETMTFAYSTEPGDDGTAKVKITAPGVWMVRIQHKIDKPTADYDGIAMRAVLVFEVR; translated from the coding sequence ATGAAATCGTATCCGCGCACGTTCCTGCCGCTCCTGCTCGCCCTGGCCGTCCTGGCCCTGGCGGTTCCGGCGCAGGCCCACGAATTCCTGCTCAAGCCGGTCAAGCTCACCGTGAAAAAAGGCGAAACCGTGCCCTTCTCCGTGGTTTCGTCCCACGTGATGATGATTTCCGAGGAAGTCGAGCCCGTGGACCACGTCAAGCTGTCGTTGGTGGAAGGCAAGAAGTCCGCTCCGCTGAGCGTGGCTCCCAACCCGGCCCTGCTGACCCTGGACGGCCAGTTCGCCCCGACGCGCGAGGGCACGGCCATCCTGGCGGGCGACCGCGAGGGCATCGTCTGGACCCAGACCACCGCGGGCTGGGTGGAAGGCTCCAAAAAGGGCCAGAAGGGCGTCATTTCCAGCAATCTCTATGAGAAATTCGCCAAGACCCTGATCACCGTGGGCAAGGGCGACGACGGCTGGAGCCGCGTGCTCGGCCAGAAGCTCGAAATCGTGCCCCTGTCCGACCCGACCGCGGCGCGCGTGGGCGACGAGATCGGCTTCAAGTTCCTCTACGACGGCAAGCCCTTTGCGCCGGAAAACGTTCTGGCCACCTACGACGGCTTTTCCCTGGAAACCATGACCTTCGCCTACTCCACGGAACCGGGCGACGACGGCACGGCCAAGGTCAAGATCACGGCGCCCGGAGTCTGGATGGTCCGCATCCAGCACAAGATCGACAAGCCCACCGCGGACTACGACGGCATCGCCATGCGCGCCGTGCTGGTCTTCGAGGTGCGCTAA